The proteins below are encoded in one region of Thermococcus peptonophilus:
- a CDS encoding respiratory chain complex I subunit 1 family protein — protein sequence MDVMSNVVYPVAGLLGLYAFVSLASLLWEGIDRKLVARMQRRIGPPIVQPIYDFLKLASKETIIPNTANYMFKAAPVLALATAIALLAYTPMGFEPILSGKGDVIVFIYLLTLISFFKMLGAISSGNPYAKIGAAREATIMVSREPAMMLAIFTIMWRIGKLGVDKPFSMRTFYQHNIWEIGTPMSFVGAVILLYVFAVWLASEIEVGFFNIPDAEEEIAEGLLVEYSGRYLALLKLTHSLKAFISASLVVAIFFPWGISGYFGLTGLSANVADLLFHTLKVFVVLFVVQSVFRAVTGRLKITQAVDFLWKNVFLASLIGSLLIAMEVIM from the coding sequence ATGGACGTGATGAGCAACGTGGTTTATCCCGTCGCGGGCCTGCTCGGCCTCTACGCCTTTGTCTCACTAGCCTCGCTCCTCTGGGAGGGAATAGACAGGAAGTTAGTTGCCAGGATGCAGAGGAGGATCGGTCCCCCGATAGTCCAGCCGATCTACGACTTTCTAAAGCTGGCGAGCAAGGAGACGATAATACCAAACACCGCGAACTACATGTTCAAGGCCGCGCCTGTTCTGGCCCTGGCCACCGCTATAGCTCTCCTCGCCTACACGCCGATGGGCTTTGAGCCGATACTGTCAGGAAAAGGAGACGTCATAGTTTTCATTTACCTCCTGACCCTCATCAGCTTCTTCAAGATGCTCGGTGCAATAAGCTCAGGAAACCCGTACGCCAAGATAGGCGCCGCGAGGGAAGCGACGATAATGGTCTCAAGGGAGCCAGCGATGATGCTGGCGATATTCACCATAATGTGGCGCATCGGAAAGCTCGGCGTTGACAAACCCTTCAGCATGAGAACCTTCTACCAGCACAACATCTGGGAAATAGGAACTCCGATGAGTTTCGTCGGGGCTGTGATACTCCTCTACGTCTTCGCCGTCTGGCTGGCGAGCGAGATAGAGGTCGGGTTCTTCAACATACCCGATGCCGAGGAGGAGATAGCGGAGGGACTCCTCGTCGAGTACAGCGGGAGGTACCTCGCCCTGCTCAAGCTGACGCACTCTCTGAAGGCCTTCATTTCAGCATCCCTCGTTGTCGCGATATTCTTCCCGTGGGGAATCTCGGGCTACTTCGGGCTGACGGGCCTTTCAGCGAACGTCGCTGACCTGCTCTTCCACACGCTTAAGGTGTTCGTGGTCCTCTTCGTCGTCCAGAGTGTCTTCAGGGCAGTGACGGGGAGGCTGAAGATAACTCAGGCCGTTGACTTCCTCTGGAAGAACGTCTTCCTGGCCTCGCTGATTGGCTCGCTACTCATAGCGATGGAGGTGATAATGTGA
- a CDS encoding NADH-quinone oxidoreductase subunit C has translation MSADEVHDPVAEEVKEPTKAEEVAKKIAERFPSASVEVKTNKWGRQRVWVRVPREDYKALMGFIKELDPEAHYSIGIEQDWGEELGFLAHLVIHYRDAPAVSLIVDVHAPKDDPVIPDISDIFPIALQFEREGMEMVGLDFEGAPDKRRLFLPEDFPEGIYPLRLDDKGISEEMVKNAGHPYLIKKGGKE, from the coding sequence ATGTCCGCTGATGAGGTTCACGATCCTGTTGCTGAAGAAGTCAAAGAGCCGACGAAGGCAGAGGAAGTGGCGAAAAAAATAGCCGAGCGCTTCCCGAGCGCGAGCGTCGAAGTGAAGACGAACAAGTGGGGAAGGCAGAGGGTCTGGGTAAGGGTTCCGAGGGAGGACTACAAGGCCCTGATGGGGTTCATCAAGGAGCTCGACCCGGAGGCCCACTACTCAATAGGAATCGAACAGGACTGGGGAGAGGAGCTTGGTTTTTTGGCCCACTTGGTTATTCACTACAGGGACGCTCCCGCTGTTTCACTCATCGTGGACGTCCACGCACCAAAGGACGACCCAGTAATTCCAGATATCAGCGACATCTTCCCGATAGCGCTCCAGTTCGAGAGGGAAGGGATGGAGATGGTGGGGCTTGACTTTGAAGGGGCACCTGACAAGAGGAGGCTCTTTCTCCCGGAGGACTTCCCGGAGGGCATCTACCCGCTTCGCCTCGACGACAAGGGTATTTCAGAAGAGATGGTCAAGAACGCTGGTCATCCCTACCTGATAAAGAAAGGGGGGAAGGAGTGA
- a CDS encoding proton-conducting transporter transmembrane domain-containing protein: protein MNGETILPYLIIVPLFGAFSMPIISLLGRKAREAWAVIISGITLIVGSAVFYSVYENGPMLYTLGAKSPFGKANFPVRIVWEVDLLSALMVLMVTLVAFLAVLYSIGYMKHDTGLDKYYTLILILELGMLGIAITGDLFNFYVFLEIMSIASYALVAFRNDTWEGIEAGIKYMFVGSIASSLILLGIALLYGQYGTLTMGYLAVKLAQNPTVVAKVALAFFIAGLLFKSGASPVHMWLADAHPAAPSSISAMLSGLVIKIGGVYALARILFSIYGASVNMKTVGWVIIIFACITLIVGNAMAVIQTDMKRLLAYSSVGQIGYILLGLGIGLAAYGSRTGDIALAGAIYHTFNHALMKALLFLIAGAVIHELGTRNLNELSGLAKTMPKTTFAFLIGAAAIVGLPPLNGFASKWLIYESSAIFNPVLGAIAIIGTAFCTAAYVRVLYTFFGKPSEKVTKAEDPEASMLWPMIILALAIIIMGLFPWQISDKVMIPAAKALENQLGYIATLMGGA from the coding sequence ATGAACGGCGAGACGATCTTACCCTACCTGATTATCGTCCCGCTCTTCGGAGCGTTCTCAATGCCGATAATCAGCCTCTTGGGAAGGAAGGCCAGAGAAGCGTGGGCGGTCATTATCTCTGGAATAACCCTCATAGTCGGCTCAGCTGTCTTCTACTCAGTATACGAAAACGGCCCGATGCTCTACACCCTCGGCGCTAAGAGCCCGTTCGGCAAAGCGAACTTCCCGGTCAGGATAGTCTGGGAGGTTGACCTGCTCTCAGCTTTAATGGTGCTCATGGTGACCCTCGTTGCCTTCCTGGCGGTGCTCTATTCCATCGGCTACATGAAGCACGACACGGGTCTGGACAAGTACTACACCCTAATCCTGATCCTCGAACTCGGAATGCTCGGCATAGCTATAACCGGCGACCTCTTCAACTTCTACGTCTTCCTGGAGATAATGAGCATAGCCAGCTACGCCCTCGTCGCATTCAGGAACGACACCTGGGAGGGCATCGAGGCTGGAATCAAGTACATGTTCGTCGGCTCGATAGCGAGTTCCCTTATCCTCCTCGGGATAGCGCTCCTCTACGGCCAGTACGGAACGCTAACGATGGGCTACCTTGCAGTCAAGCTTGCCCAGAATCCAACGGTAGTGGCTAAGGTGGCTTTGGCCTTCTTCATAGCGGGCCTGCTCTTCAAGAGCGGTGCATCGCCGGTTCACATGTGGCTGGCCGATGCCCACCCAGCGGCACCGAGCTCGATTTCGGCCATGCTTTCCGGCCTGGTCATCAAGATAGGTGGTGTCTACGCCCTTGCGAGGATACTCTTCAGCATCTACGGGGCTAGTGTGAACATGAAGACCGTCGGCTGGGTGATCATAATCTTCGCCTGCATAACCCTCATCGTCGGCAACGCGATGGCGGTAATACAGACTGACATGAAGCGCCTTCTGGCCTACTCCTCCGTCGGACAGATAGGCTACATCCTTCTAGGCCTCGGAATAGGCTTAGCGGCCTACGGCAGCAGAACGGGAGATATTGCCCTAGCTGGAGCGATATACCACACCTTCAACCACGCCCTCATGAAGGCGCTCCTCTTCCTCATAGCTGGAGCCGTCATTCACGAACTCGGGACGAGGAACCTCAACGAGCTGAGCGGTTTAGCGAAGACCATGCCGAAAACAACGTTCGCCTTCCTCATCGGTGCGGCCGCGATAGTTGGACTGCCGCCGCTGAACGGATTCGCGAGCAAGTGGCTCATCTACGAGAGCTCGGCGATCTTCAACCCGGTTTTGGGCGCTATAGCGATAATCGGGACTGCCTTCTGTACCGCAGCCTACGTTAGAGTCCTCTACACTTTCTTCGGAAAACCCAGCGAGAAGGTAACAAAGGCAGAAGACCCGGAGGCGAGCATGCTCTGGCCGATGATAATCCTGGCTTTGGCAATAATCATCATGGGACTCTTCCCGTGGCAGATAAGCGACAAAGTCATGATCCCAGCGGCTAAGGCCCTCGAAAACCAGCTCGGGTACATAGCAACACTGATGGGAGGTGCCTGA
- a CDS encoding hydrogenase large subunit: MTEKVEYWVKIPFGPIHPGLEEPEKFILTLDGEKIVDVDVKLGYNLRGIQWIGLRRNYIQIMYLAERMCGICSFSHNHTYTRAVEEAAGIEVPERAEYIRVIIGELERIHSHLLNLGVLAHDIGYDTLLHLTWLAREKVMDTLEAVSGNRVNYSMVTIGGVRRDIDEKKRRAIEEMIKYYKEVFPQIEEAFLHDPTIEARFRDTAVISKRVALEQGAVGPTGRGSGIRDDARWSERLGVYPDLGIKPVMPQDVTGERPRGDVFDRMAVRIGELWQSLELIEHALDAMPDGPIKTFPKDNVLYAKLRLMVDGEGIGRYEAPRGELVHYVRGKKGSDKPLRWKPREPTFPNLFAVAKGVIGDQVADFVVAVASIDPCLSCTDRVAVVQDGKKKILTEKDLLRESIKKTREINPDIKGDPSPLGVGCVR, from the coding sequence ATGACCGAAAAAGTCGAGTACTGGGTCAAGATACCCTTCGGCCCGATTCATCCCGGACTTGAAGAGCCCGAGAAGTTCATACTCACCCTCGACGGCGAGAAAATCGTTGACGTTGACGTCAAGCTTGGCTACAACCTGCGCGGAATCCAGTGGATAGGCCTGAGGAGGAACTACATCCAGATAATGTATCTAGCGGAGAGAATGTGCGGGATATGCAGCTTCTCCCACAACCACACCTACACGAGGGCCGTTGAGGAGGCAGCGGGCATAGAGGTGCCGGAGAGGGCAGAGTACATCCGCGTCATCATCGGCGAGCTTGAGAGGATACACTCCCACCTCCTGAACCTCGGCGTTCTGGCACACGACATAGGTTATGACACCCTGCTCCATCTCACCTGGCTGGCAAGAGAGAAAGTCATGGACACCCTTGAGGCAGTCTCCGGGAACCGTGTGAACTACTCGATGGTAACGATAGGCGGCGTCAGGAGGGACATCGACGAGAAGAAGAGGAGAGCAATAGAGGAGATGATAAAGTACTACAAGGAGGTCTTCCCGCAGATAGAGGAGGCCTTCCTCCACGATCCGACGATAGAAGCCCGTTTCAGGGACACCGCTGTGATAAGCAAACGCGTTGCCCTGGAGCAGGGTGCCGTCGGTCCAACCGGGAGGGGAAGTGGAATCAGGGACGACGCTCGCTGGAGCGAGAGGCTTGGGGTTTACCCAGACCTCGGCATAAAGCCGGTCATGCCGCAGGACGTGACAGGGGAGAGACCGAGGGGAGACGTATTCGACAGGATGGCCGTCAGAATAGGGGAGCTCTGGCAGAGCCTTGAGCTCATAGAGCACGCCCTCGATGCCATGCCCGATGGGCCGATAAAGACCTTCCCGAAGGACAACGTCCTCTACGCCAAGCTTAGACTGATGGTTGACGGCGAGGGAATAGGCAGGTACGAGGCCCCGAGGGGGGAGCTGGTGCACTACGTCCGCGGGAAGAAGGGAAGCGATAAGCCGCTCCGCTGGAAGCCGAGGGAACCGACCTTCCCGAACCTCTTCGCGGTTGCCAAGGGTGTCATAGGCGACCAGGTTGCCGACTTTGTGGTTGCAGTCGCTTCAATAGACCCATGCCTGAGCTGTACCGACAGGGTTGCCGTTGTGCAGGACGGCAAGAAGAAGATACTGACCGAGAAGGATCTCTTGAGGGAGTCAATAAAGAAGACGCGTGAGATCAACCCCGATATCAAGGGAGACCCAAGCCCGCTTGGGGTGGGCTGCGTGAGGTGA
- a CDS encoding NADH-quinone oxidoreductase subunit K, protein MIQFQFIVAFLMIALGIYAFLAKRNLLKLVLALNIIDSGIHLLLISLGYRMELNELPTAPIYTGYETLKSPMVGPLPQALVLTSIVIGVCVLSLAVALTINAYRHYGTLDVRALRRLRG, encoded by the coding sequence TTGATCCAGTTCCAGTTCATAGTTGCGTTCCTCATGATAGCACTCGGAATCTACGCTTTCCTCGCGAAGAGGAACCTGCTCAAACTCGTGTTGGCGCTCAACATTATAGACTCGGGAATTCACCTGCTCCTCATCAGTCTTGGATACAGGATGGAGCTCAACGAGCTTCCGACCGCTCCAATCTATACGGGCTACGAGACGCTCAAAAGCCCGATGGTTGGCCCGCTGCCCCAGGCACTCGTCCTCACGAGCATAGTCATCGGCGTCTGTGTGCTTTCTCTAGCTGTTGCCCTGACGATAAACGCCTACCGCCACTACGGAACCCTTGACGTGAGAGCCCTGAGGAGGTTGAGGGGATGA
- a CDS encoding 4Fe-4S binding protein, translated as MKTPILVPVVLRNLFKRPATNRFPETEPVPIPEDFRGMITYNVDKCVGCRMCVNVCPAGVFVYLPEIRKVALWTARCVYCGQCVDVCPTGALQLSKDFLLASYDNKSDRFIPLKPEKVEEIKKKLEEQKKAKEAAKKEKEGKA; from the coding sequence GTGAAGACCCCAATACTTGTCCCAGTGGTGCTCAGGAACCTCTTCAAGAGGCCAGCAACCAACCGCTTTCCAGAGACCGAACCTGTGCCGATTCCCGAGGACTTCAGGGGTATGATAACATACAATGTGGACAAATGCGTCGGCTGCAGGATGTGCGTCAACGTCTGCCCTGCCGGGGTGTTCGTCTACCTTCCGGAGATAAGGAAGGTTGCCCTCTGGACTGCTCGCTGTGTTTACTGCGGTCAGTGCGTTGACGTCTGTCCCACAGGGGCGCTTCAGTTAAGCAAGGACTTCTTACTGGCCAGCTACGACAACAAGAGCGACCGCTTTATTCCGCTGAAGCCAGAGAAAGTCGAGGAGATAAAGAAGAAGCTGGAAGAGCAGAAGAAGGCCAAAGAGGCCGCGAAGAAGGAGAAGGAAGGGAAGGCTTGA
- the trxB gene encoding thioredoxin-disulfide reductase: MFSLGGFSRGGEYEKKTWDVLIIGAGPAGFTAAIYAARYGLGTLIISKDLGGNMALTDLIENYPGFPEGISGSELTNRMHEQVKKLGVDVIFDEVVKIDPAECAYYEGPCKFTVKTANGKEYKSRTIIIAVGAAPRKLRVPGEEELTGKGVSYCATCDGPLFKGKKVIVVGGGNTALQEALYLKSIGVDVTLVHRRQQFRADKILQDRFRESGIPAILDTVVTEIIGKDKVEAVKLKNVKTGEETVMEVDGVFIFIGYEPKTDFVKHLGITDEYGYIPVDMYMRTKVPGIFAAGDITNVFKQIAVAVGQGAIAANSAKEFLEEWKSKNSE, encoded by the coding sequence ATGTTCAGCCTTGGAGGATTCTCACGCGGTGGGGAGTACGAGAAGAAGACCTGGGACGTTCTCATTATAGGTGCTGGCCCAGCAGGGTTCACCGCTGCTATCTACGCCGCCCGCTACGGTCTCGGAACACTGATCATAAGCAAAGACCTCGGCGGCAACATGGCTCTGACGGATCTCATAGAGAACTACCCGGGCTTTCCAGAGGGGATCAGTGGCTCAGAGCTGACCAACAGGATGCACGAGCAGGTGAAGAAGCTCGGCGTTGACGTTATCTTCGACGAGGTAGTGAAGATCGATCCAGCGGAGTGCGCCTACTACGAGGGACCGTGCAAGTTCACGGTAAAGACCGCCAACGGAAAGGAGTACAAGAGCAGGACGATTATCATTGCCGTCGGCGCTGCACCGAGGAAGCTGAGAGTTCCAGGTGAGGAAGAGCTTACCGGAAAGGGCGTTTCATACTGTGCAACCTGTGATGGCCCGCTCTTCAAGGGGAAGAAGGTAATCGTAGTCGGCGGTGGGAACACGGCCCTTCAGGAGGCCCTCTACCTCAAGAGCATTGGCGTTGACGTCACCCTCGTCCACAGGAGACAGCAGTTCAGGGCCGACAAGATACTCCAAGACAGGTTCAGGGAGAGCGGCATTCCGGCGATACTGGACACGGTAGTTACAGAGATCATCGGGAAGGACAAGGTAGAGGCCGTTAAGCTCAAGAACGTCAAGACCGGCGAGGAAACCGTGATGGAGGTCGACGGCGTCTTCATCTTCATCGGCTACGAGCCTAAGACAGACTTCGTGAAGCACCTCGGCATTACCGACGAGTACGGCTATATCCCGGTTGACATGTACATGCGCACCAAGGTTCCGGGAATCTTCGCGGCTGGAGACATAACAAACGTCTTCAAACAGATAGCCGTCGCCGTCGGCCAGGGAGCGATAGCGGCCAATTCAGCGAAAGAGTTCCTCGAGGAGTGGAAGAGCAAGAACAGCGAGTGA
- a CDS encoding NADH-quinone oxidoreductase subunit B family protein, which translates to MAITVPANQKGQKSTPSERERLEKRIAQLCRFIGRSPWVFHINSGSCNGCDIEIIAALTPRYDAERFGVKLVGSPRHADILLVTGPVTNQSLERVKLVYEQTPEPKIVVAVGACPTGGSVFYESPFTNAPLDRVIPVDVYVPGCPPRPEAILQGVVLALEKLARMIKGEVPEEVKE; encoded by the coding sequence ATGGCGATAACCGTTCCCGCTAACCAAAAGGGGCAGAAGTCAACCCCGTCGGAGCGCGAGAGGCTCGAAAAGAGGATAGCCCAGCTCTGCCGATTTATAGGTAGATCACCCTGGGTTTTCCACATAAACAGCGGCTCATGCAACGGCTGCGACATTGAAATCATCGCGGCCCTAACACCGCGCTACGACGCTGAGCGCTTTGGGGTCAAGCTTGTGGGTAGCCCAAGGCACGCGGATATACTCCTCGTTACCGGGCCGGTAACCAACCAGAGCCTCGAGAGGGTTAAGCTCGTCTACGAGCAGACGCCAGAGCCTAAGATAGTCGTGGCAGTTGGGGCGTGCCCGACAGGGGGGAGCGTCTTCTACGAGAGCCCGTTCACGAACGCTCCGCTGGACAGGGTTATTCCCGTGGACGTTTACGTCCCCGGCTGTCCACCGAGGCCTGAAGCCATTCTTCAAGGCGTAGTTCTGGCCTTGGAGAAGCTTGCCAGGATGATTAAGGGAGAAGTCCCAGAGGAGGTGAAGGAGTAA
- a CDS encoding THUMP domain-containing protein, with product MILLVTCPQGREGDAILELEWALEKVKAHGTDWRGVLLAETPLSKEEALQRLKDFETQAIQRVVPLEVLVRASFGEIADAVLKLAENIWGNFAVRAKVRGNKKLSQRELEVKLGSLIVEHYNMPVNLSNPDYTVVVEVLGKKAGVGVLKRGEILRFEVEE from the coding sequence ATGATTCTCCTGGTAACATGCCCGCAGGGAAGGGAAGGCGACGCAATACTCGAGCTGGAATGGGCGCTTGAAAAAGTTAAGGCTCATGGAACTGACTGGAGGGGTGTCCTGCTTGCTGAAACTCCCCTATCGAAGGAAGAAGCGCTTCAAAGACTTAAAGATTTTGAAACGCAGGCGATCCAAAGGGTCGTGCCGCTGGAAGTTCTTGTGAGGGCCTCCTTTGGCGAGATAGCGGATGCTGTACTAAAACTAGCGGAGAACATCTGGGGAAACTTTGCGGTGAGAGCAAAAGTTAGGGGAAACAAAAAACTCTCCCAACGGGAGCTTGAGGTGAAGCTCGGCTCCCTTATAGTTGAGCACTACAACATGCCTGTGAACCTGAGCAATCCCGACTACACCGTTGTCGTTGAAGTCCTCGGGAAGAAAGCGGGAGTGGGAGTCCTCAAGAGAGGGGAGATTCTCCGCTTTGAGGTGGAGGAATAG
- a CDS encoding ferritin-like domain-containing protein: MIDVDDVIDMLSKLSYEEALAYWISGEKEEAKLYGELAERARALGLGESIARVFEKLSKDSQRHAEELTKIFRKNFSREPKTDIPPVEVLSVLDKFERADQIKEVLEAAMGSELTAHKVYKLLAEKVKDERLKELYLRLADVERLHYEALKEEYEKLGD, from the coding sequence ATGATAGACGTTGATGATGTCATTGATATGCTCTCGAAGCTGAGCTACGAGGAGGCCTTAGCCTACTGGATAAGCGGGGAGAAGGAGGAGGCAAAGCTCTACGGGGAGCTCGCCGAGAGAGCAAGGGCGCTCGGCCTTGGGGAGAGCATTGCCAGGGTCTTTGAAAAGCTCTCAAAGGACTCCCAGAGACACGCCGAGGAGCTGACGAAGATCTTCAGGAAGAACTTTTCAAGGGAGCCGAAGACTGACATACCGCCGGTAGAGGTTCTATCAGTTCTCGACAAATTCGAGAGGGCAGACCAGATAAAGGAAGTCCTTGAGGCGGCGATGGGGAGTGAGCTGACCGCCCATAAGGTTTACAAGCTCCTCGCCGAGAAAGTGAAAGACGAAAGGCTGAAGGAGCTCTACCTCAGGCTCGCGGATGTTGAGAGGTTACATTACGAAGCCCTAAAGGAGGAATACGAAAAGCTGGGTGATTGA
- a CDS encoding metal-dependent hydrolase has product MPNYDAHVLSGIVTYPAAVLVGFLLKLYLKVPLELTSTAMMLGYAFYVLGSDLPDLDHPDALIHRGAKPIVSVAVGSAAFLWANGWVNLSPEWVSVVVAWAIGAVGALVGWYAFTWLMPHHRGIVHSLLFATVYGLLVFLLVEYGLKMSTGEALYTGLSAFLGYTLHLLLDGSLKLI; this is encoded by the coding sequence ATGCCGAACTACGATGCCCACGTCCTCAGCGGGATAGTCACCTACCCGGCAGCAGTGCTCGTAGGATTCCTCCTTAAACTCTACCTGAAAGTCCCTCTGGAGCTTACGTCAACGGCCATGATGCTCGGCTATGCGTTCTACGTCCTGGGAAGCGACCTTCCCGACCTCGACCACCCCGATGCTCTGATACACAGGGGTGCAAAGCCCATAGTCAGCGTCGCCGTTGGAAGCGCGGCCTTCCTGTGGGCAAACGGATGGGTGAACCTCAGCCCGGAGTGGGTCTCGGTGGTCGTTGCCTGGGCAATCGGAGCTGTTGGGGCTTTGGTTGGATGGTACGCCTTCACATGGCTGATGCCGCATCACAGGGGGATCGTCCATTCCCTGCTTTTCGCGACTGTTTATGGTCTGCTGGTCTTCCTGCTGGTTGAGTACGGGCTCAAAATGAGCACGGGGGAGGCCCTCTACACCGGCCTGTCAGCGTTCCTGGGCTACACCCTGCACCTCCTCCTTGACGGCTCTCTGAAGCTCATATGA
- a CDS encoding ATPase — protein MERDGLKFYPSHSYDVYGLSHNPFEQLASEGIADVESIHVYQEVDMRLQMIISEVLGHKSSIALSIVGPLGMGKTQRLKNIAKAIEENGGKAIYVKVDTNDILKLTRDIFYALKPPRSRTNIFFENLSRKLGFIDRLEKMLSDPNEYKSRDIAELLVEQLKKYPYSALLLDELENMQGAGEREKIQFFEMLRHVISTMPPGCIVAFACIPEAYEEYTKIFPAFFMRLHYEFKLRPMSVEETFELVKKRLNKARVKDTDDPIYPFTEEAIKLIHDLARGNPRQILRLLHYVLSEAAKHKFDPIDEYVVTAILEEPKSLEEYLMRIPKSYKDLVEAIVFEFNGGPVSYIQVAKAVKKPGMQVYESLNELVRLGFLVGDPNGSYKVPDYVRKFLEEGQAERLRGE, from the coding sequence ATGGAAAGAGATGGCCTTAAGTTTTACCCTTCTCATTCATATGACGTTTATGGTCTCTCTCACAACCCGTTTGAGCAGCTCGCAAGCGAAGGGATAGCCGACGTCGAGAGCATCCACGTCTATCAGGAAGTTGACATGCGTCTCCAGATGATAATCTCAGAGGTTCTCGGTCACAAAAGTTCTATTGCCCTCAGTATAGTTGGTCCGCTCGGGATGGGCAAGACCCAGAGGCTCAAAAACATAGCCAAGGCCATCGAGGAGAATGGGGGGAAGGCGATCTACGTCAAGGTTGACACCAACGATATTCTAAAGCTCACGCGCGACATCTTCTATGCCCTTAAGCCGCCGAGGAGCAGGACGAACATCTTCTTTGAGAACCTCTCGAGGAAGCTCGGCTTCATAGACAGGCTGGAAAAGATGCTGAGCGACCCGAACGAGTACAAGAGCAGGGATATTGCGGAACTCCTTGTGGAACAGCTCAAAAAGTACCCCTATTCCGCACTCCTTTTAGACGAGCTCGAGAACATGCAGGGAGCTGGAGAGAGGGAAAAGATACAGTTCTTCGAGATGCTGAGGCACGTGATAAGCACGATGCCGCCTGGCTGTATTGTCGCCTTCGCCTGCATCCCAGAGGCCTACGAGGAGTACACGAAGATATTCCCGGCGTTCTTCATGAGGCTTCACTACGAGTTCAAGCTGAGGCCGATGAGCGTTGAGGAGACCTTTGAACTTGTCAAGAAAAGGCTCAATAAAGCGCGGGTGAAGGACACAGACGACCCGATCTATCCGTTCACCGAGGAGGCAATCAAGCTCATCCACGATCTGGCCAGAGGCAACCCGAGGCAGATTTTAAGGCTTCTCCACTACGTCCTGAGCGAAGCGGCGAAGCACAAGTTCGACCCGATAGATGAGTACGTGGTGACGGCCATCCTCGAAGAGCCAAAGAGCCTGGAGGAGTACCTTATGAGGATTCCAAAGAGCTACAAAGACCTCGTCGAGGCAATAGTCTTCGAGTTCAACGGCGGGCCAGTGAGCTACATTCAGGTGGCCAAGGCAGTCAAGAAGCCGGGTATGCAGGTATATGAGAGCCTCAACGAGCTTGTAAGGCTGGGCTTTCTGGTTGGAGACCCGAACGGCAGCTATAAGGTCCCGGACTATGTCAGAAAATTTTTAGAGGAGGGACAGGCCGAGAGGCTTAGGGGTGAGTGA
- a CDS encoding ferritin-like domain-containing protein, translating into MVVEILNEIRKLNERELLSYWIKGEYEEAETYWKLAERAKELGLPGEVVNTFKRLGDESKRHGDELYKIYRQNYGDELDEVNVPNVEALNVLGKFWKIEDLKNVLEIAMESEKLAETIYRKLAEECKNEELKKVYLTLADIERGHYESLKALAIKMGINEK; encoded by the coding sequence ATGGTCGTGGAGATCCTCAACGAGATAAGAAAACTCAACGAGAGGGAGCTCCTCTCTTACTGGATAAAAGGAGAATACGAAGAGGCAGAAACCTACTGGAAGCTTGCCGAGCGTGCCAAGGAACTCGGTCTTCCAGGGGAAGTCGTGAACACCTTCAAGAGACTCGGTGACGAGTCAAAAAGACATGGCGACGAGCTCTACAAAATCTACCGCCAGAACTACGGGGACGAGCTGGACGAAGTGAACGTTCCAAACGTTGAAGCCCTCAACGTCCTCGGCAAGTTCTGGAAGATCGAGGATCTGAAGAACGTTTTAGAGATAGCAATGGAGAGCGAAAAGCTGGCAGAGACGATATACAGAAAGCTCGCGGAGGAGTGCAAAAACGAGGAGCTCAAAAAGGTTTATCTCACGCTGGCGGACATTGAGAGGGGACACTACGAGTCCCTGAAGGCCCTTGCAATTAAAATGGGAATCAACGAAAAGTAA
- a CDS encoding Na(+)/H(+) antiporter subunit B, translating into MNDSDMGVIVRTAARATIPLIGIFGAYVVMHGHLTPGGGFQGGATIAGAGILFLIAFGLGEMKKRYNKHLYSALEGLGGLVFLGAAMLGIGTAFFYNTLWHNGPFFNGKPGTLLSAGFLPIMNLAVGLKVFTGLVSALTAIALWRRWKS; encoded by the coding sequence ATGAACGACTCCGACATGGGTGTTATCGTCAGGACTGCCGCGAGGGCTACGATACCGCTCATCGGAATATTCGGGGCCTACGTTGTCATGCACGGTCACCTCACGCCCGGTGGCGGCTTCCAGGGAGGGGCCACCATAGCGGGAGCCGGAATCCTGTTCCTCATAGCCTTCGGACTCGGCGAGATGAAGAAGCGCTACAACAAGCACCTTTACTCGGCCCTTGAAGGTTTGGGAGGCCTCGTCTTCCTTGGCGCGGCTATGCTGGGCATAGGAACGGCCTTCTTCTACAATACCCTCTGGCACAACGGCCCGTTCTTCAATGGGAAACCTGGGACACTGCTCTCCGCTGGATTTTTGCCGATAATGAACCTCGCAGTCGGACTGAAGGTCTTCACGGGCCTTGTTAGCGCCCTAACTGCCATAGCCCTCTGGAGGAGGTGGAAATCTTGA